In the Leptospira limi genome, one interval contains:
- a CDS encoding HD family phosphohydrolase, producing MNPSSDSKYIITDDPFFEGKIADFSKKLKTKVLPLSDLPNTDFDSQGKIIKLLFYISRYELENKHKEIHQFLKENPTIMSNIIVRAPIDYTGYMAMSIEEELFFTNVPDDAPLVFLIKNLVNAFTSLQMIVDKFELQKRINVSTNEISKLTKIGISLANEKDFTKLLRDILNSAREISNSDSGSLYLVEKDERGNPRNLRFKISALDLNSDEFILPINKKSIAGYVAFTGKQLNIPNVYELSGKEEYKFNSDFDRMSNYYSKSMLVVPMKDHHDEVVGVIQLINRKKNFQTKLTLDEMKSNSVLDYDKYSEELVMAVAGQAAVAIQNNNLVHEIETLFEGFVTASVSAIESRDPTTSGHSFRVAQYTVGLAESVNGVQVGRFKDVHFNESQIKEIRYASLLHDFGKVGVREKVLVKAKKLEDYELDLIRWRFQFILKDVETKLAQKKIEYLKKHGNNGYPQFEKSIQLEYTLEKEKLEEMVRVITDSNEPTILEEGNSNFLEEISKMSYHTTDGNQLSLLLPKEFNFLSIRRGSLDFEERREIESHVEHTFQFLSKIPWTRELKMVPSIAHGHHEKLNGSGYPRGLSAVEIPVQAKMMAIADIFDALTDQDRPYKKAVPLDRAFDILKMEVRDQHIDGDLLDLFIESRAYEKIQHKR from the coding sequence GTGAACCCATCTTCGGATTCGAAATACATCATCACGGATGACCCTTTTTTTGAAGGTAAAATCGCCGATTTTTCTAAAAAACTAAAAACAAAAGTCCTTCCTCTCTCCGATTTACCCAACACAGATTTTGATTCACAAGGAAAAATCATAAAACTCTTATTTTACATCTCTCGTTATGAGTTGGAAAATAAACACAAAGAAATCCATCAGTTTTTAAAAGAAAATCCTACAATTATGTCCAACATCATCGTTCGGGCACCAATCGACTACACAGGTTATATGGCGATGTCGATTGAAGAGGAATTGTTTTTCACGAATGTTCCAGATGATGCTCCTTTGGTATTTCTCATCAAAAATTTGGTAAATGCATTTACCAGCTTACAAATGATAGTTGATAAGTTTGAGCTCCAAAAACGAATCAATGTATCCACAAATGAGATTTCAAAACTAACAAAAATTGGAATCAGTTTAGCGAATGAAAAGGATTTTACGAAATTACTTCGAGATATTTTGAATTCTGCACGCGAGATTTCCAACTCAGATTCTGGTTCTTTGTATTTGGTGGAAAAAGATGAACGGGGGAATCCAAGAAATTTACGTTTTAAAATTTCTGCCTTAGATTTAAATAGTGATGAATTTATCCTCCCTATCAATAAAAAAAGTATCGCAGGTTATGTTGCTTTTACTGGCAAACAATTAAATATCCCAAACGTATACGAACTTTCGGGCAAAGAAGAATATAAATTCAACAGTGATTTTGATCGAATGAGTAATTATTACTCCAAGTCAATGTTGGTGGTGCCCATGAAAGACCACCATGATGAAGTAGTAGGTGTCATCCAACTCATCAATCGCAAAAAGAATTTTCAAACCAAACTGACATTAGATGAAATGAAATCGAATTCAGTTTTGGATTATGATAAATATTCGGAAGAACTTGTGATGGCAGTTGCAGGACAAGCTGCCGTTGCAATCCAAAATAATAACCTAGTTCATGAAATTGAAACCTTGTTTGAAGGGTTTGTAACTGCAAGTGTTTCTGCAATTGAATCTAGGGACCCAACTACATCTGGTCACTCCTTTCGTGTGGCACAGTACACCGTTGGACTTGCTGAATCTGTGAATGGAGTGCAAGTTGGACGATTTAAAGATGTTCACTTTAATGAATCTCAAATCAAAGAAATTCGTTATGCTTCCTTATTACACGATTTTGGAAAAGTTGGTGTAAGAGAAAAGGTTTTGGTGAAAGCCAAAAAATTGGAAGATTATGAGTTGGATCTCATTCGTTGGAGATTCCAATTTATTCTGAAAGATGTAGAAACTAAACTTGCACAGAAAAAAATTGAATACTTAAAAAAACACGGTAACAACGGTTATCCACAATTTGAAAAATCAATCCAGTTAGAATATACACTAGAGAAAGAAAAATTGGAAGAGATGGTTCGTGTCATTACCGATTCGAATGAACCAACTATTTTGGAAGAGGGCAATTCGAACTTTTTGGAAGAGATTTCGAAAATGAGTTACCACACAACCGATGGAAATCAATTGAGTTTGTTACTTCCAAAAGAGTTTAATTTTTTATCGATTCGTCGTGGTTCTTTGGATTTTGAAGAAAGAAGAGAAATTGAATCCCATGTGGAACATACGTTTCAATTTTTATCCAAAATTCCTTGGACAAGAGAACTTAAAATGGTTCCGAGTATCGCTCATGGCCACCATGAAAAATTGAATGGGTCGGGATACCCTAGGGGGTTGTCTGCAGTCGAAATACCCGTCCAGGCGAAAATGATGGCGATTGCCGATATTTTTGATGCGTTAACGGACCAGGACCGTCCTTATAAAAAAGCGGTTCCACTCGATCGGGCTTTTGATATTTTAAAAATGGAAGTGCGAGACCAACACATTGATGGAGACCTTCTCGACCTCTTCATTGAAAGTCGCGCTTACGAAAAAATTCAGCACAAACGATAA
- a CDS encoding enoyl-ACP reductase FabI, protein MNQTLKGRTVIITGITDASSLALIIAKECKDQGAKLICTGLGKTPFHKNLSENSINFLDRTYADFQNTVKKELGEDVVTFPLDVTIQESIDSFADFLLEKKETIHSLLHSIAMDKTIRQGKVKPIMTVSREEFMDAMNVSSFSLLAIVQSLYQRNLLTIGASIVALSYLGAEKVVVHPYKNIGVAKAALERLVKEMAMELGQEKEIQVNAIRFSPYRASKAGSAIEGLEEAEIHCQTSSPLGNAKAKDLAEEVCYLFRPSNRITGEIRHVDGGYHIRG, encoded by the coding sequence ATGAACCAAACTCTAAAAGGTCGCACAGTGATCATTACTGGCATTACAGATGCGTCCTCACTTGCACTTATCATTGCAAAAGAATGTAAAGACCAAGGTGCAAAACTCATTTGCACAGGACTTGGAAAAACACCTTTTCACAAAAATTTATCTGAAAACAGCATAAACTTTTTAGATCGTACATATGCAGATTTTCAAAATACCGTAAAAAAGGAATTAGGTGAAGATGTGGTCACCTTCCCTCTTGATGTCACCATCCAAGAGAGTATTGATTCCTTTGCTGACTTTTTGTTAGAGAAAAAAGAAACCATTCATTCTTTATTACACTCTATTGCAATGGACAAAACCATTCGCCAAGGGAAAGTAAAGCCAATCATGACCGTTTCAAGAGAAGAGTTTATGGATGCGATGAACGTATCTTCTTTTTCGTTACTTGCGATTGTCCAAAGCCTTTATCAAAGAAATCTATTAACGATTGGAGCATCCATTGTTGCTCTCAGTTATTTAGGTGCAGAAAAAGTTGTAGTTCACCCATATAAAAACATTGGTGTTGCTAAAGCGGCACTAGAGCGACTTGTAAAAGAGATGGCTATGGAATTGGGACAAGAAAAAGAAATCCAAGTGAATGCGATTCGATTTTCTCCCTACCGAGCAAGTAAAGCTGGTTCTGCAATAGAAGGATTAGAAGAAGCTGAAATCCATTGCCAAACTTCCTCTCCACTTGGGAATGCAAAAGCAAAAGACCTTGCAGAAGAAGTATGTTATTTGTTCCGTCCTTCCAATCGAATCACTGGTGAAATTCGACATGTGGATGGTGGATACCATATCCGAGGATAA
- the murD gene encoding UDP-N-acetylmuramoyl-L-alanine--D-glutamate ligase, with translation MFSESILSQSDLQNLHSFLILGGGSSGDSAALLLNSLGKKVILADRFPEKANQSLYTKVLSDLMPQENLGGIDCIIKSPGILPDHPILETARRKQIPILSEITLGRIFFNGPVIGITGTDGKSTTTALTYHILKKKYPNAKMGGNIGVPFTSFCRENPEIVVLELSSYQLDDSPNLKLTASAILNLASDHLERHKTMESYALAKWKIQNLLDKKHQCFVNPNFFTYTPFEIPTNPNLHLVGENKSYSVTQNPNKIHTPNHEYDVSLFPLKGKHNLMNLCFAIALAEVVGLSPDQIQSQLETFDGLPHRFQSIPTETLNPKYQSIRFINDSKSTNLHSMLSGISGFKKGDPIYLILGGIPKVEPIQPLIKRWRELECPLFVFGKAKEVWGEELNLTGLPVFYFDDLKSLIADVKEKIDHHWLTKSNLEKEETLTVIFSPAGASFDLYKNFEVRGNHFQNLIQDFFGSSLV, from the coding sequence ATGTTTTCTGAATCCATATTGAGCCAATCTGACCTGCAAAATCTTCATTCTTTCCTCATTTTAGGGGGTGGGTCCTCCGGTGATTCGGCAGCTCTCCTACTCAATTCCCTTGGGAAAAAAGTCATTCTCGCGGATCGTTTCCCAGAGAAAGCAAACCAAAGTCTGTATACGAAAGTTTTGTCCGATCTTATGCCACAAGAAAACCTAGGTGGAATTGATTGTATCATCAAAAGTCCAGGAATCCTACCAGATCATCCAATTTTAGAAACGGCACGTAGGAAACAAATTCCCATCCTAAGTGAGATCACACTTGGCAGAATTTTTTTCAATGGACCAGTGATAGGCATCACTGGCACCGACGGCAAATCGACAACAACTGCTTTAACATATCATATACTAAAGAAAAAATACCCAAATGCAAAAATGGGAGGGAATATTGGAGTTCCCTTTACTTCGTTTTGTAGAGAAAATCCAGAGATTGTTGTATTAGAATTATCAAGTTACCAACTGGATGACTCACCTAACTTAAAACTGACGGCATCTGCCATCTTAAATCTTGCATCTGATCATTTAGAAAGGCATAAAACCATGGAATCCTATGCGCTTGCAAAATGGAAAATCCAGAATTTGTTAGACAAAAAGCACCAATGTTTTGTGAATCCGAATTTTTTCACTTATACACCATTTGAGATTCCTACGAATCCCAATTTACATTTGGTGGGAGAAAATAAATCTTATTCTGTCACACAAAACCCAAATAAAATCCATACACCAAATCATGAATATGATGTTTCCTTATTCCCTCTAAAAGGAAAACACAACCTTATGAATTTATGTTTTGCCATTGCACTTGCTGAGGTTGTGGGTTTAAGTCCAGACCAAATCCAAAGCCAATTGGAAACATTTGATGGTTTGCCACACAGGTTCCAATCCATTCCCACAGAAACTCTCAACCCAAAATACCAGTCCATTCGGTTCATTAATGATTCAAAATCGACAAACTTACATTCAATGTTATCGGGAATCTCTGGTTTCAAAAAAGGTGATCCCATTTATCTAATATTAGGTGGAATTCCGAAAGTGGAACCAATCCAACCGCTGATAAAAAGATGGAGAGAGTTAGAATGTCCTCTGTTTGTTTTTGGAAAGGCAAAAGAAGTATGGGGAGAGGAATTAAATCTTACTGGATTACCTGTTTTTTATTTTGATGATTTGAAATCTCTGATCGCAGATGTGAAAGAAAAAATTGATCATCATTGGTTAACCAAATCAAATTTAGAAAAAGAAGAAACCCTGACGGTGATTTTTTCACCGGCAGGTGCTAGTTTTGATCTTTATAAAAACTTTGAAGTGAGAGGGAATCACTTTCAAAATCTAATCCAAGATTTTTTTGGATCAAGCCTAGTTTAA
- a CDS encoding STAS domain-containing protein: protein MLKHEVKDGKLVVYLEGRLDVSVANEVEEGLTELIDSLGHRKVLLNMKDVEYMSSSGFRACISTLRKLNSKEGFLKISNIKPAVKRIFDVIELTSLFDIYDSEEAALKSF from the coding sequence GTGCTGAAACACGAAGTGAAAGACGGAAAACTAGTCGTTTATTTGGAAGGTCGATTGGACGTTTCTGTGGCGAATGAAGTGGAAGAGGGACTCACTGAACTCATTGACTCTTTAGGTCATAGAAAGGTTCTTCTCAATATGAAAGATGTAGAGTATATGTCTTCTTCGGGGTTTCGTGCTTGTATATCGACTTTACGCAAACTCAATTCCAAAGAAGGATTTCTTAAGATTTCCAATATCAAACCAGCTGTGAAAAGGATCTTTGATGTCATCGAACTGACTTCTTTATTCGATATTTATGATTCAGAAGAAGCAGCGTTAAAATCCTTTTGA
- a CDS encoding indole-3-glycerol-phosphate synthase: MNPILHKIVETKHSEINESRGKVLPDRTIPIRDWKSHLKTTSISVIAECKKGSPSAGVIRHEYDPVTIATEYESSGAGAISVLTDKSYFYGSLSDLQSVANKVSVPVIRKDFILDPIQIDEAYAYGASAILLIVRILSPEQLKLLHEHATRLGLAVLVETHNQMEVDIALDMGANTIGINTRDLDTFQIHKNLIEQIAPKLDSSIIRVAESGIESFEDWQKYKGMIDSMLVGTFFMKSKNIPADFLALLNGKTANRN; the protein is encoded by the coding sequence TTGAATCCTATTTTACACAAAATTGTAGAAACGAAACATTCAGAAATCAATGAAAGTCGTGGTAAGGTTTTACCCGACAGAACGATTCCCATTCGGGATTGGAAATCTCATCTCAAAACAACATCCATCTCGGTCATAGCCGAATGCAAAAAAGGTAGTCCCAGTGCGGGAGTGATTCGGCATGAATACGATCCAGTCACCATTGCCACTGAGTATGAAAGTTCAGGGGCTGGTGCCATTTCTGTCTTGACTGACAAATCGTATTTTTATGGTTCCTTGAGTGATTTACAATCTGTTGCAAACAAGGTTTCTGTTCCAGTCATTCGTAAGGATTTTATTTTAGATCCAATTCAAATCGATGAAGCGTATGCCTATGGTGCCTCAGCAATTTTACTCATTGTTAGGATCCTTTCACCGGAACAATTAAAACTTTTACATGAACATGCGACTCGTCTTGGCCTTGCTGTCCTCGTGGAAACCCATAACCAAATGGAAGTGGATATTGCATTAGACATGGGGGCAAATACCATTGGAATTAATACTCGCGACCTAGATACATTTCAAATTCACAAAAATCTAATTGAACAAATTGCACCTAAATTGGATTCGTCGATCATCCGAGTGGCTGAGTCAGGAATTGAATCTTTTGAAGATTGGCAAAAATACAAAGGAATGATTGATTCTATGTTAGTTGGAACTTTTTTTATGAAAAGTAAAAACATTCCTGCTGATTTTTTGGCTCTTCTGAATGGTAAAACTGCCAATCGAAACTGA
- a CDS encoding sensor histidine kinase, protein MVWKSFLKGIFLFLAYIGSAKLGMEYFAFQPMNLAVLWIPSGIGLVGCIFFGYRFFPIVWLASFLANKDGLISSQFQLTQFELYLSICLTASVDAFQSVLAYYFWNTKIRKNLNSTKDNFYFIVYVAFLSSLISILLLGLVLNSFGYFHNLNVNEIVRTLVVITFGDTIGIFITVPMFLAWRKLEWKELSLRLVFWTIIFIVFQAVIVFRFPYLFFLSFLILIYLGYRFQIRGVTLGVFLLYLSSVLMTRLGVGPFVQPVIFDSYIYLISFLIPYAILAEFITLQYQRLLYNRFELEKKVYDRTKLLRTQIFEKTQAIEALHKSEKLLSESNRTKDIFFSIIAHDLRNPLGSFKQITELMYADFDTYSDSEKRETVFEIKKSASRVYSLLEQLLDWARTQTGNMPFRPNEVNLRTIVSKITEQMAALIQKKGIQFSVEIPEKFSFVYADSEMIQAVLRNLISNSIKFTNDNGKIQISVSQEEDGVRIECKDNGVGMNSSDLEKLFRLDAQLTSIGLEGEKGTGLGLILCHEFVKIHGGEIWATSEKGKGTTVSFRLPDPK, encoded by the coding sequence ATGGTCTGGAAGTCATTCTTAAAAGGTATCTTCCTCTTTCTAGCCTACATTGGTTCTGCCAAATTGGGTATGGAGTATTTTGCATTCCAACCTATGAATTTGGCTGTATTGTGGATCCCTTCTGGGATTGGTCTCGTCGGCTGTATTTTTTTCGGATATCGATTTTTCCCAATTGTTTGGTTAGCAAGTTTTCTTGCTAATAAAGATGGATTGATTAGCAGTCAATTCCAACTCACACAATTTGAATTGTATCTTAGTATTTGTTTAACTGCATCAGTTGATGCGTTTCAATCAGTTCTCGCCTATTATTTCTGGAATACAAAAATAAGAAAAAATCTCAATTCGACTAAGGATAATTTTTATTTCATCGTATATGTTGCTTTTTTATCTAGTTTGATTTCGATTTTACTTCTTGGTCTTGTTCTAAATTCATTTGGATACTTTCATAACTTAAATGTAAATGAAATTGTTCGAACTCTCGTTGTGATCACCTTTGGTGATACGATAGGAATTTTTATCACTGTTCCGATGTTTCTGGCTTGGAGGAAATTGGAATGGAAGGAGTTATCCTTACGTCTCGTTTTCTGGACAATTATATTTATCGTTTTCCAAGCAGTGATAGTGTTTCGATTCCCATATTTATTTTTTCTTTCGTTTTTGATTTTGATTTATTTAGGGTATCGATTCCAAATCAGGGGAGTCACATTAGGTGTATTCTTATTGTATTTGTCGAGTGTACTCATGACTCGATTAGGTGTTGGACCATTTGTACAACCGGTTATCTTTGATTCTTATATTTATCTCATTTCGTTTTTGATTCCATATGCAATTCTTGCTGAGTTTATCACCTTACAATACCAAAGGTTACTGTATAATCGGTTTGAGTTGGAAAAAAAAGTATATGACCGAACTAAGTTACTGAGAACTCAGATTTTCGAAAAAACACAAGCGATTGAAGCATTACACAAATCCGAAAAACTATTAAGTGAGTCCAATCGCACAAAAGATATATTTTTTTCGATCATTGCTCACGATTTACGTAATCCTTTAGGATCCTTTAAACAAATCACAGAACTGATGTATGCGGACTTTGATACCTATAGCGATTCTGAAAAAAGAGAAACTGTTTTTGAAATTAAAAAATCTGCCTCGCGAGTTTATAGTTTGTTAGAACAACTTCTTGATTGGGCAAGAACTCAAACGGGCAATATGCCATTCCGTCCAAATGAAGTCAACCTTCGGACAATTGTTTCTAAGATAACCGAACAAATGGCCGCTTTGATTCAGAAAAAGGGAATTCAGTTCAGTGTAGAGATCCCTGAAAAATTTTCATTTGTGTATGCAGACTCCGAAATGATCCAAGCGGTTTTACGAAATTTAATTTCCAATTCAATTAAGTTTACCAATGATAATGGCAAAATCCAAATCTCTGTTTCGCAAGAAGAGGATGGTGTACGAATTGAATGCAAAGACAATGGAGTTGGAATGAATAGCTCTGATTTAGAGAAATTATTCCGTTTGGATGCACAGTTAACAAGTATAGGGTTAGAAGGAGAAAAAGGCACAGGCCTTGGTCTCATTTTATGCCATGAATTTGTTAAAATACACGGTGGAGAAATTTGGGCTACAAGTGAAAAGGGAAAGGGAACGACTGTTAGCTTTCGTTTGCCTGATCCCAAATAA